A DNA window from Eikenella exigua contains the following coding sequences:
- a CDS encoding VOC family protein codes for MEQHINYITLGVADLAESRRFYREVFGWQETADSNENIAFFQAGNALLLALFGKAALAHDAQIPEQSSGFPRFTLAHNVGSEAEVDALFAGFAAKNINIIKAPQKVFWGGYSGYLADPDGFLWEIAFNPFLQKLR; via the coding sequence ATGGAACAACATATCAACTACATTACGCTCGGTGTGGCCGACCTTGCCGAATCGCGCCGTTTTTATCGGGAGGTATTCGGCTGGCAGGAAACGGCCGACAGCAACGAAAATATTGCATTTTTCCAGGCCGGAAACGCGCTGCTGCTCGCCCTGTTCGGCAAAGCCGCCCTGGCGCACGACGCACAAATACCGGAGCAAAGCAGCGGCTTCCCACGCTTTACCTTGGCGCACAACGTGGGCAGCGAAGCCGAAGTGGACGCACTGTTTGCCGGGTTTGCCGCAAAAAACATCAACATCATCAAAGCCCCGCAGAAAGTGTTCTGGGGCGGCTACAGCGGCTACCTCGCCGACCCCGATGGCTTTTTGTGGGAAATCGCGTTTAATCCGTTTTTGCAGAAATTGCGCTGA
- a CDS encoding acyl-CoA dehydrogenase produces MSYRAPVNELLFALQTHGNLAEIAQWYAESGLDEDTAAAIIEEAAKFSEEVFLPTSRTGDLHGARLENGKVVTHPDLAAAYQAFCEAGWPGLRAPAEYGGQGLPAVISAACEEMYYCGNLALSLLPMLTVGAVETIAKHGSEEQKQTFLPKMSQGLWSGTMNLSEPQAGTDLSQVATKAVPQEDGSYRISGQKTFITWGEHELTENIIHLVLARLPGTTSGIKSLSLFIVPKYKIQPDGSIGGRNGVSATAIEHKMGIHASPTCVMQFDEAEGYLIGKAGRGLLYMFTMMSHARLGVGIEGHAVAEAAYQLALAYAHERIQGSAPDGTPLTIIHHPDVARMLLVQKATIAAQRALYLQAAAALDASHQHPEPAAKKAAKGRLDYLIPIVKAWCSDNGTVLSNLAMQVFGGAGYIEETGIAQLVRDVRITAIYEGTNGVQAADLARKTVSDKGSLVRTLLAEAQQTANELTAIEPATAEPLQRALELAERSTALLVQQHETNPAATALNAAAYLEQISLTLGAAALAQNFLAARNAEARFGSAFCQAQQHTARAYLAYVLPQAHACAERIRQGAEPLLAVPFEAFASS; encoded by the coding sequence ATGTCCTACCGCGCCCCCGTAAACGAACTCTTATTCGCCCTGCAAACCCACGGCAACCTGGCCGAAATCGCCCAATGGTATGCCGAAAGCGGCCTGGACGAAGACACCGCCGCCGCCATCATCGAAGAAGCCGCCAAGTTCAGCGAAGAAGTATTCCTGCCCACCAGCCGCACCGGCGATTTGCACGGCGCGCGCCTGGAAAACGGCAAAGTCGTCACCCATCCCGACCTTGCCGCCGCCTACCAAGCCTTCTGCGAAGCCGGCTGGCCCGGCCTGCGTGCCCCGGCGGAATACGGCGGCCAAGGCCTGCCTGCGGTGATTTCCGCCGCGTGCGAAGAAATGTACTACTGCGGCAACCTCGCCCTCTCGCTGCTGCCCATGCTCACCGTGGGCGCGGTGGAAACCATTGCCAAGCACGGCTCCGAAGAGCAAAAGCAAACCTTCCTGCCTAAAATGAGCCAAGGCCTCTGGAGCGGCACCATGAACCTCTCCGAGCCGCAGGCCGGCACTGACCTTTCCCAAGTGGCCACCAAAGCCGTGCCGCAGGAAGACGGCAGCTACCGCATCAGCGGCCAGAAAACCTTCATCACCTGGGGCGAACACGAACTGACCGAAAACATCATCCACCTCGTGCTCGCCCGCCTGCCCGGCACCACCTCCGGCATCAAAAGCCTTTCGCTGTTTATCGTGCCCAAATACAAAATCCAGCCCGACGGCAGCATCGGCGGGAGAAACGGCGTGTCCGCCACCGCCATCGAACACAAAATGGGTATCCACGCCAGCCCCACCTGCGTGATGCAGTTCGACGAAGCCGAAGGCTACCTCATCGGCAAAGCCGGGCGCGGCCTGCTTTATATGTTCACTATGATGAGCCACGCCCGCCTGGGCGTGGGCATCGAAGGGCACGCTGTGGCCGAAGCCGCCTACCAGCTCGCGCTGGCCTACGCCCACGAGCGCATCCAAGGCAGCGCGCCCGACGGCACCCCGCTCACCATCATCCACCACCCCGACGTCGCCCGTATGCTGCTGGTGCAAAAAGCCACCATCGCTGCCCAGCGCGCCCTGTATCTTCAAGCCGCCGCCGCGCTCGATGCCTCGCACCAACACCCCGAACCCGCCGCCAAAAAAGCCGCCAAAGGCCGGCTCGACTACCTCATCCCCATCGTTAAAGCCTGGTGCAGCGACAACGGCACCGTGCTCTCCAACCTGGCCATGCAAGTATTCGGCGGCGCAGGCTATATAGAAGAAACCGGCATCGCCCAGCTCGTGCGCGACGTGCGCATCACCGCCATCTACGAAGGCACCAACGGTGTGCAGGCCGCCGACCTCGCCCGCAAAACCGTGTCCGACAAAGGCAGCCTCGTGCGCACCCTGCTCGCCGAAGCCCAGCAGACCGCCAACGAGCTCACCGCCATCGAGCCCGCCACCGCCGAACCGCTCCAGCGCGCCCTTGAATTGGCCGAACGCAGCACCGCCCTCCTCGTGCAGCAGCACGAAACCAACCCCGCCGCCACCGCCCTAAACGCCGCCGCCTATCTGGAGCAAATCTCCCTCACCCTCGGCGCGGCTGCCCTGGCGCAAAACTTCCTCGCCGCCCGCAATGCAGAAGCACGCTTCGGCAGCGCATTCTGCCAAGCCCAGCAGCACACCGCCCGCGCCTACCTCGCCTACGTTCTGCCCCAAGCCCACGCCTGCGCCGAACGCATCCGCCAAGGTGCCGAACCCCTGCTCGCCGTGCCGTTTGAAGCCTTCGCCTCGTCGTAA
- a CDS encoding DUF4189 domain-containing protein encodes MKQTMMNTAAGVLVALLLGSAGLAYANPYPVGSQQWHNFNGIMQSEADRIQRERNAVRQQPINRGPTAAEIRAWEQREAEVQARIARFRATPFWMALAWNSDKNTIAWPGGFRSEQRAIERAKQICSSPNCHVFATFNNTCAHFVSAVAKPRSVQDFFVAYDRDGNRAVRKAVQACEAVHGKREDRCFSSLLRTPHGEGIFCVGYDYNLYNQR; translated from the coding sequence ATGAAGCAAACCATGATGAACACGGCAGCGGGCGTATTGGTGGCGCTGCTGTTGGGCAGTGCGGGCTTGGCATATGCCAACCCCTATCCGGTTGGTTCGCAGCAATGGCACAACTTTAATGGCATCATGCAGTCGGAAGCAGATCGGATACAACGCGAGCGCAATGCCGTACGGCAACAGCCGATCAACCGCGGCCCCACCGCCGCTGAAATACGCGCCTGGGAGCAGCGCGAGGCGGAAGTGCAAGCACGTATCGCCCGTTTCCGCGCCACGCCGTTTTGGATGGCGTTGGCATGGAATTCTGATAAAAATACCATAGCATGGCCTGGCGGTTTTAGATCTGAGCAGCGAGCCATCGAACGAGCCAAACAGATCTGCTCTTCCCCCAATTGTCATGTATTTGCCACTTTCAACAATACTTGCGCCCATTTCGTTAGTGCGGTAGCCAAGCCGCGCTCGGTGCAGGATTTTTTTGTGGCCTACGATCGGGACGGCAACAGGGCGGTACGGAAAGCTGTTCAGGCCTGTGAGGCGGTGCATGGCAAGCGGGAAGACAGATGCTTCTCCTCCCTGCTGCGAACGCCGCATGGGGAAGGCATTTTCTGCGTGGGCTACGATTACAATCTTTACAATCAGCGCTAA